In one window of Ovis aries strain OAR_USU_Benz2616 breed Rambouillet chromosome 3, ARS-UI_Ramb_v3.0, whole genome shotgun sequence DNA:
- the GNLY gene encoding granulysin precursor (The RefSeq protein has 3 substitutions compared to this genomic sequence), with amino-acid sequence MTSWAVLLIASVLLVAPGLAFSGLAPERHYQATAHLCNGDELCQGLSQEYTQGGLLLQGEELGLLCGPCRKIIKSLEDMVGDQPNEDTIREAASKVCSKMKLLKRPCQSIMKKFLRRITEDIKAGKKPQAICVDIKVCKSKAVGFI; translated from the exons ATGACCTCCTGGGCTGTCCTGCTCATCGCCTCGGTGCTCCTGGTCACCCCAG ggctggCCTTTTCCGGTCTGGCTCCTGAACGCCACGACCAGGCAACGGCCCACCTGTGCAATGGAGATGAGTTGTGCCAGGGCCTGTCCCAGGAGTATCCCCAG GGTGGGCTGCTGCTCCAAGGAGAAGAGCTAGGCCTACTCTGTGGTCCTTGTCGGAAGATAATAAAAAGTCTGGAGGACATGGTGGGAGATCAGCCCAATGAG GATACCATCCGCGAGGCGGCCTCCAAGGTGTGCAGCAAGATGAAGCTGCTGAAACGTCCGTGCCAGTCAATCATGAAGAAATTTCTCCGTCGCATCACTGAGGACATAAAAGCTGGAAAAAAGCCTCAGGCTATCTGTGTGGACATCAAGGTCTGCAAAAGCAAGGCAG TAGGTTTCATTTGA
- the GNLY gene encoding granulysin isoform X1, translating into MTSWAVLLIASVLLVTPGLAFSGLAPERHDQATAHLCNGDELCQGLSQEYPQGGLLLQGEELGLLCGPCRKIIKSLEDMVGDQPNEDTIREAASKVCSKMKLLKRPCQSIMKKFLRRITEDIKAGKKPQAICVDIKVCKSKAGFI; encoded by the exons ATGACCTCCTGGGCTGTCCTGCTCATCGCCTCGGTGCTCCTGGTCACCCCAG ggctggCCTTTTCCGGTCTGGCTCCTGAACGCCACGACCAGGCAACGGCCCACCTGTGCAATGGAGATGAGTTGTGCCAGGGCCTGTCCCAGGAGTATCCCCAG GGTGGGCTGCTGCTCCAAGGAGAAGAGCTAGGCCTACTCTGTGGTCCTTGTCGGAAGATAATAAAAAGTCTGGAGGACATGGTGGGAGATCAGCCCAATGAG GATACCATCCGCGAGGCGGCCTCCAAGGTGTGCAGCAAGATGAAGCTGCTGAAACGTCCGTGCCAGTCAATCATGAAGAAATTTCTCCGTCGCATCACTGAGGACATAAAAGCTGGAAAAAAGCCTCAGGCTATCTGTGTGGACATCAAGGTCTGCAAAAGCAAGGCAG GTTTCATTTGA